The Brassica napus cultivar Da-Ae chromosome C1, Da-Ae, whole genome shotgun sequence DNA segment CAAAATTTTCACAGATTCATTCCTAAACGTACTATCCTGTGCTGGAGACAGCGTTGTTGATGAACCGGTCGGTGGTCCTAGAGCGGTTTTCAGAAGACCGTTGACAATCCTGCAATCATCTGATGGATTTATAAGAGCTTTAATACATTATATGTTTACTCACAACGAGTCATGCAGTTCTCAGACTAATCTAATACCTTTCTAGTATGTTAGAGGAGTCTACATCGCAGTCATAGTTCACAAAGATATCGACAATCAACTGCGGATCTTGAGACATTTTCTCCAGCAAGTTGAGAACAGTCATCTTCTGAAGGAAGCTAGGCTGGAGAACGTTCTCTAGCACACGGAGGACGATCATCGGAAAGAAAATGCCGATTTCCGCTTTCAAGACTGATCTAAGCTTTGATAATAAGCTCATGAAGATAGCACATTGCAACTGAAAGATGGACATGATTGAAACTGCACTGTTCTTTAGTAGTGATAAGCATAAGTATTGCTTAACAGCACTAATGAAGCTGCATTaagtaaaaacaaatatataagacCAAACCAGCATCATAATCATAATAACAAATATTCAAGAAATCGTTAGGCGCTAGTTAAGCAAATCCAGACCAATTTCTAGACAAAAGTATTTCGTTTAGGTCCGAAGCGCAGTttaaaccgatttttagaacactgataATAGCTAATGAAAGATTCGGACACAAACCACTTGCCTTTCATTAGACCGCCAAACAGGACCACCATTGTCGATAATGACCTTAAGCAACTCAAGAGACAACGTCTTACCCCTCACCATGATCTGATCATCATTCTTCTCCTGCGAGGAAAACCTCATCGACAACTTACACAAGTTCTTGAACAGAAGGAAAGCGTCCTGTCTCATCTTGCTCATGTCACCGGTCAAAGAATCAGCTTCACCGTTTTTCTCGTACCCTCGAAACGACGGCGAGTCAGGAGTCATAACGGTCTCCGTCTCCGGGTTCTGGAGCAGAATCTGAATCACAtcaggaggaggaagagggCTCCCTTGCCCCGCGGCCATCACCTCGTTAACAAACCCTTGGCAAAAATAAACAGAGCTGCCTTCGTTGACGCTCTTGTCCGTGAACGCCAACAGCTCGTTCACGTACACAGTCTTGACCGCCACGTCAGCGAGCGAGTCCTCCTCGGATCTGGTGAAGATCACGAGCATCATCTGCGCCAGCACGGACTTGGCGCAGATCTGCGTCGTCCCGCTCAACCCGCCTAGGTAGATGTTGTAGCACGTCTTGACCACGTGGAGCAAACAGTCTCCACGGATCAAGACGCAGGGAGATCTGACGGCCGCGAGGAGGACGCGGAGGACGGCGAGCTGGATCGGCTCCTCCGCCATGGCGCCGACCTTGGAGACGGCGTTGACGAGCTTGAAGAGGACGGAGTCTTGTTTGGAAGACTGGATCTCGCCGCGGATGACGGAGAGGGAGAAGAGCTTGAAGGCGCAGTCGAGAGCCGGCTCGACGACTTTCGAGTACGCGGTGTCGAGGGAGAAGAGGAATGGCTGGAGGACGGCGTCCGCGTCGGGGGAGGAGAGGCCGGCGACGGCGGAGGAGGGATCGTGGAAGTCGTCGGGGAGGGATTCGAGTTTGTCGAGGACGGATTTGCAGGAGGAGACGAGGTACGTGTGCTTGCGCCACGCAGCGTTCTTGATGATCTTGTCTAGAGACGGGCCTATCACGCGGCCGCAGCGTGTGGCGCCGCCGAGAGTTTGTGACGTCGACATCGCCcggagtttttttattttattccatTTCAAActttgaaagagagagagaggagaagaagcTTTGATCGTACGTTTTGTGAAGTGTTTGCGTTTATATACCTTCTCGGTTTGCTGAATCGGTAAAAGGCTTCTTCCTGCTGAAGAGGGAGAGAGCGCGTGGGAGTCACTTGGGACAGAAAGGCGCGTGTGATTCTCTATGTCTTTATTATTACTACTCGTCTCCCACGTCGTTATGATCTCATCAAATgtcttttaaaatattgattaatacGATTTATAAATGCATATTAATGGTCTCGATTAAGTTGACTTTACTGAAACGAAACTGTAGTAATCTCGTAACATAATCGCATGTAACAGTAGTAAGTAGTGATATTGATCGGAGACTTAATCTAATCCGACTTGTATTAGTATTAGTACAAGTCAAATGATTATTTTGGTTTCTTACCAAACCATATAGGCCATAGATTATTGTGTGTTTAATCCATACCAACTTGTTCCGAACGCCAAATACGAAGACTTTTCTCCTCTTTACATAGAATATAATGATAGACATTGATTGTCTTGCAATATTCTCTTTTGCTATATGGTATTATACTTCTACAAATGTatgtaatatatacatatagaaaTGTAATGGTATTTTGATTAGTTGAGTTAATTCACAAGTGGATGTTTCAAACCAAGCATTCTGTTTGATTGGATCAACCAAATGCTGATGGAAGGAAGATGTAACGTTTCAACTTATATCGATCATCTTAATTAACGAATTGACTTGGCGTACGAGTGAATTTTCAAAGCAGGCATTTGTGTTTGACTCGATCAACTAAATGGTGTTTGAAGGTAGATGGTATATATTGTGGTATCTATTAGTGTTAGGTTATGGTGACCCTGTAAAATGTGTTTGGTGATGAACTAGTCTCGCCTTTCTTGACAAAACTTCCGACTTATGTAGCGTAACAAAGAGACCACTTGAAAGGCAGCTCCAAGATGTTACTTAATTCATGTTTGATCATTTGATCCACCTGACAAGTAATTTTGCTTGAAGAGAAAATCTTCAGTGAAGATGAATTCTACCTAACAAAATGTATTATTAACATGAACAAAAtctcgaacgtttttttataaacgcatcgatcgatccgtttatgttcaaaaacgcatcgatcgatcgagtatatcaagtgttcctcggaatttccgaaGATATTCCAAGGAAACCctaaatttggtttcctcggaatttcctcggaattccgtcggtatattccgagaaaattccaaggaacacttgatatactcgatcgatcgatgcgtttttgaacataaacggatcgatcgatgcgtttataaaaaaacgttcgagaTTTTGTTCATTCGATCTATTGGAtatccacatcgatcgatgggataatctaatcgatcgatcacattgttacgctttggtccatctttgtgatcgatcgatccattttgggatcgatcgattacattgttaccccaaaccctgtttcctcggaaaagcctcggaatattccgaggaaattccgatgaacacttgatatactcgatcgatcgatgcgtttttgaacataaacgcatcgatcgctgcgtttataaaaaaacgtaagAGTTTTTGTTCATTCGATCTATTGGATATCCACATCGACCGATGGGATAAtcaaatcgatcgatcacattgttaccccaaccctgtttcctcggaaaagcctcagaatattccgaggaaattccgaggaacacttgatatactcgatcgatcgatgcgtttttgaacatcAACGGATCgttcgatgcgtttataaaaaaacgtaagagtttatcaagtgttcctcagaatttcctcggaatattccaaggaagataagggtttcctcggaattccctcggaatattccgaggaaattccgaggaaatagggtttttaaaccgaaaacaacgttttgcggtttgaataacacttatataacccttattaagtgtcttaggctgattatgaagtcaaaaatttgttccttaccctataataaacacttttccgattgtatgaacgaaatccccacaacataagagaaacacttatacactttaatgaacggtaaagggaatactttcaattcgttttgaaatttgttatttcatggtttatgctcatctatacaaagaatcctcaatgatatgcattacaattgtataagaattgaaatacagcaaaaaaaattgatgttttgaaaccccaaacactagttcctcggtatttcctcggaatattccgaggaaatttcgaggaacaatataaattaatagaaatacatgcacaggatattctttttcctcgaattaatgaaaatattccgaggaaattccgacggatatttaagtggccgtcggaatttcctcggaatattttcatttaaccgggcaaacaagccgccaaatatttcgcgaaaattgaaattgaaaatactgagggaattccgacggaaaatattcgtcagacccaaggttttataaactcgaaccgcatcttcttcctctccggtgatctctctctccttccggcgttctccaccttctctcgcgacgatctctccggtgAATCCTTTTCATtcccttacaaatcatgtaaggaccctatctcactctcttaggtcctatttgttaggtttttaagtagatttgatgattttagaagttttttgatagatttttgttagggtgattgggtaggattgtgatttgttgtgtaataggtttagaattgtgatttggttgtgttgaattgatttagaactttttttataaattgtttattatttttgtatttacaaaacgttttttctatataaattcgattttacaaaacgtttttgtatataaattcgatttttggatttataaaagatgatttcatatttataaaaatatttatatttattaaaactaattttgtatttataaaacatttttttgatttataaacactatttttttatttttgtatttataaaaactatttttaaatatacaaaatgttctttgtatataaattcgatttttggattataaaagatgatttcatattttaaaattaattttgtatttataaaacattttttgatttataaacactattttattattttttgtatttataaaaactattttgtatttataaaaagatgatttcatatctataaaaatatttatatttattaaaactaattttgtatttataaaacattttttgatttataaacactattttattattttttgtatttataaaaactattttgtatttataaaaagatgatttcgtatttataaaaatatttatatttattaaaactaattttgtatttataaaacattttttttatttataaaaactattttattatttttttattttaaatatgttttctatttcaattttaattttatattttcgaatttcaatttaaaaaaataaatttataattttttttttttaattttggaaatattccgaggaaatgtatccctcggaatattccgacgacatcttccttggaatattccgaggaatttccgacgaaaaaagtcctcggaatattccgagaaaattcatttcctcggaattccgtcagaaatttccgagggatttccgaggaaagatgaatttccgaggagttatttccgaagacttttttcgtcggtatgtcgtcggaatagcgttattccgacgacataccgacgattttttccctcagtatgccgctgttttcttgtagtgaccaCACAATAAAAGCTCGGCTAATATGTTATAAGATGATCAATATTAAGATAAAATTCAAGGATATGATTAAGAAAcatattttggttaaatttgCAATAAATTCCTTGACTCCAGGGCTTCAAACATCCAGTAAATCTCTTTTGAGAtagtaataagaaaaaaaaaaaacaatcaccaAGCACACAACTGATAGAAAGGCTTAAGATTAATTTGACCAATTTGGTATATATGTATGTGATTAATTAACAAACATGTATCTTCCCCGGGTGAGTCATGGTCGGTTGCTACCGTATCTACGGGACACAGCAGTGTCAGATAGTGTATCCCACACCTGCACAAGGATGAACATAAAATATACGTTAGTTTGTTTCATATAGAAAACAATTTGttgaatttatttgtatcagtCACTACTCACGTGTAGCTTCCCTTTTTTGGCACCAATAGCGAGTAAAAAGGGGCAGTCCGCAGAGAATGAGACTGAGAAAACTCTTCCCTGTTTTGATAACAAAGTTTAAAACTGGTGAACAAAGAAACAGGTGCATGGAACCAAACAAATGCTAAGTCATGGCTCTTACAGCGTTTGGTTTATGTGTAGCAACCCATGATGGTTGATTGTTTGAAAGATCCCAAAGTTTCACACTCTTGTCCCTAGATCCCGTAGCCAAAAGCTGCACAGCAAGGGAAATGACTTTAATGCCACACAACAACTAATTAGGACacaagagagacagagagatgtATGTACATTGGGCGCATTTGTGTTGTATGAGATGGATGAGACTTCTTTATCATGAGCATGGATAGTGAAACTTGGTGATAAATCAGAAGCACGTATATCAAAACCCTTCACAGTTCCATCTTCAAGACTCACCTGAACAACAAATGacagttatttataaaagtcaTACTCAGAAGTCTGTTAGACGAGCAAATGAAAGTGTAACGCACCACAAAAGAGTGTTCACTATGAGGATCCCAGGCCAAGCTTTCCACTTTGGCATTGGTAGACCATTTCATACCCGAGTGCGAAGggtcccttccatctttctgcaacaacacatatatatagatcTTGTAAGACTTTAAGCATAATGATAAATTGTTCTATATACAAGACTCAACACATGAAATGaataaaacaatggaaaagAACAATCACCAAGACTACAGTACAGTCATATGAGCCACTGAGGAGTACTTGTGGAGCATAGTGGTTCCACTCGACCGCTTGAACCTGTTAACCAAACACAACAGACCATGAGCATTGACACTTGATTAAGGAAGAGTGCATGTAAACATTTTTCACCTACATACCTCTTTTGTGTGATGCTCCAGAGTGAGCTTGCATTGTCCTGTAGCCACATCCCAGACCTTAACTTTTTTGTTGGCACTGGCACTAGCAATAATATTCCTATTATTCCGGTAAAGTCAAGTTAgagtcacacacacacacgtctAAAGAGCGATCATGGAATCAGAGAGCCTTAAAAACATACCTAAACTCCTTGTTCCAAGCAAGATCAATTACTGATTGATCAGTGTCACAATCTGATGTCTAGAGTGagataatgaaaataaataagtttgaAAAAGGAAACATAAGAAGAGCAACAAGGTTGGTTGTCACACCTGCCCGGCTCCTAGTTGTACACAAGGTAGAACCTCATGAGCCTGAAACgcattataaaatcattatctCATGATTGATAAAAACAAACGTAAAGATCCAAAAGACAGCCACATTTACATACAACGTCAAGATCCCATATCTCTATGGTCGGTGATCCCTTAAACCCGATAGCTACAAAGTTCCCTGCAATCACGAAAACAAcacttgagaaaaaaaaaataatacaatcaCCAATATAGGAAAATGCTAATACACTACTAACTTTTATCTCCTCCTTTGAGAGGACAATCAAGCCATGCTGTACACAATGGAGGGTTGGATAGTATTATGTCTTGCCGAGGATACATGTCTTGAGTGCCGTTCCATGTACCGTCGTATTTATAAACCTCGAGATAGTTGATTTCACCTTCAACTCTAGCGCAGATGATCAGTGAATCACTTGGCTTTATTGTTATAGCATCGACATCGTCTGAGTCATAGTAATCATCCTATGTGATTCAACAAGCACACACACTCTCAAAACATCAGTATTTAATTAGTTTCTAAAAGggtaaaaactatataataaaaatatggcTTACGTACGTCAGTATTATTGTTCAGATATGGATCCATGTCATTGCTTGGGTAATAAAGGTCTCCGCGGCCAGAGGTAAACACATCAATCTCTGAGGAGTGAATCATGCGCGTCAATGAACATGAAAAAGTCTCAAGGAAATAAAAAGGGAAAGAAAACGAATGtataccatcatcatcatcatcctcatcatcatagTTATCCATGTCGAGTTCTTTCATGAACTTGACTACCTCATCAGGAtcagttgaagaagaagaagaagcaacgtTGCTTTTGGAACATGATTTTCCTAAAGATTTTGCTACAGCCTTGGCATGAGCAACTTCTTCATCTCTCAGAGTACTGTACATGTAAGTAGTAATAAACGAGTGATTTTCTCCTTAGAAAAAAGAAAGACCAGAAGGAACCGGTAATATATATACCTTTTCTTGAGAGTGCCATTTTTGATGAGCTCTCTGATCTTCTCATTAGAAGGAGGTTCAGCAGCGTCAAGCATGACTTTTGCTGCTCCTTTAGGTATCCATGAAACTGAACTTACCATTCTACAATaaagatttgagaaaaaaaaacaataattcttTATCAAATCAGCTCAATTAGAATCAAACATAGAAGTACATGCCCTTACCTAAACATAACGTTGGTATCCATGTTACGGTAAGGTTTCCACTTTGAGATAAGACTCAGAACGTTTGAGAGTCTATGAAGCTTGCTAGGGTTTTGAGTCAGAGAGATAGAGAGGCCAGTTAAAAAACGTTTGAagcaaattattaaaaaaaaatagggtttcctAACCATACACATTCTGTTATGGAAAGAAATTCagataaccaaaccaaactataCTTAGGTCTGGGTTCGAATCTCAACTTATGCAATTTTTATAGATTACACATTACAGTAGGTCTATGTTTCAATtcccaaaaaaatgatttgttaaacaattatgcagacgacaaaaaaaaaaaaaatcttcaacatAGTGAATCCGGTCAGATATAGATTTTCATAGGACGGTTTAGACATAGATTATCGGTTGTCGAATCATCTATCTAATATTTCTAACATCGTAATAAttcagagttaaaaaaaaaccatacaCATTCTGTTTCTTGCATTATGTTATGGAA contains these protein-coding regions:
- the LOC106374185 gene encoding periodic tryptophan protein 1 homolog — translated: MDTNVMFRMVSSVSWIPKGAAKVMLDAAEPPSNEKIRELIKNGTLKKSTLRDEEVAHAKAVAKSLGKSCSKSNVASSSSSTDPDEVVKFMKELDMDNYDDEDDDDDEIDVFTSGRGDLYYPSNDMDPYLNNNTDDDYYDSDDVDAITIKPSDSLIICARVEGEINYLEVYKYDGTWNGTQDMYPRQDIILSNPPLCTAWLDCPLKGGDKRNFVAIGFKGSPTIEIWDLDVAHEVLPCVQLGAGQTSDCDTDQSVIDLAWNKEFRNIIASASANKKVKVWDVATGQCKLTLEHHTKEVQAVEWNHYAPQVLLSGSYDCTVVLKDGRDPSHSGMKWSTNAKVESLAWDPHSEHSFVVSLEDGTVKGFDIRASDLSPSFTIHAHDKEVSSISYNTNAPNLLATGSRDKSVKLWDLSNNQPSWVATHKPNAGRVFSVSFSADCPFLLAIGAKKGKLHVWDTLSDTAVSRRYGSNRP